The following are encoded together in the Kwoniella europaea PYCC6329 chromosome 1, complete sequence genome:
- a CDS encoding ATP-dependent RNA helicase DBP8 codes for MTATKKTTSKRLNGDQEATGIVLDHNEVLKAMMAAQKGKAKEVLLEDEDGDEDEDEGSEADSEEDSDDEVEADSSEDEGGEASSSNTEINSKRGLKRSRDSEDDGDEGGSDEDPPIQHSNTVSTSRINLSSRTSAAINGDKSPQKSTVNPSAAFSVNPKPSSDTTFASLGLSQPLITALGSINIRKPTEIQAACVGPILSGRDCIGGAKTGSGKTMAFALPIVERIARDPFGVWAVVLTPTRELAYQLSEQFLVIGKPLGLTTATIVGGMDMMTQAQQLEARPHIIVATPGRLCDLLRSDGMSQGKLSRVKTLVLDEADRLLTPTFAPELAYLFSQIPPKRQTCLFTATVSEAIMELANKAPPPGKEKPFVYRVESDTLTVSRLKQKYLFIPSQIRDPYLLYLLQHPPEDIDIALRVDPKKNKSQDSEEKRKKGKKNKHVKIMDDEDENENIPSTIIFTQRCATAHLLHLLLNQLEIPSVALHSHLTQPQRLLSLARFRAQEVKVLVTTDVGSRGLDIPEVAMVVNWDCPRRSDDYVHRVGRTARAGRGGVAITVITERDVELVKMIEDDVKVKLQELTLPEDKVLESMNKVALARRMATMEMHDSGFGERQAINKAKAVKRMKRDAASKVN; via the exons ATGACAGCCACGAAGAAGACTACAAGCAAGAGATTGAATGGCGACCAGGAAGCTACAGGAATTGTGTTGGACCATAATGAAGTCTTGAAAGCTATGATGGCTGCTCAAAAAGGAAAGGCGAAGGAGGTGCtcttggaagatgaggatggagacgaggacgaagatgaagggtcCGAAGCTGATTCGGAAGAGGACTCCGACGATGAGGTAGAAGCGGACAGcagcgaagatgaaggaggtgaagcaTCATCGAGTAATACCGAGATCAACTCAAAGAGAGGGCTGAAACGTAGTCGTGActcggaagatgatggagacgAAGGAGGAAGCGATGAAGATCCACCTATACAACACAGTAATACAGTTTCCACGTCACGTATAAACCTCTCTTCAAGAACTTCGGCAGCCATCAACGGTGACAAGTCCCCGCAGAAGAGCACAGTAAATCCCTCAGCAGCATTCTCCGTCAATcctaaaccttcttcagacACCACTTTTGCATCTCTTGGTTTATCCCAGCCCCTCATCACAGCGTTGGGATCGATAAATATTCGTAAACCAACGGAGATTCAGGCGGCTTGTGTCGGGCCTATACTCTCAG GGAGGGATTGTATTGGAGGTGCTAAGACAGGTAGTGGTAAAACAATGGCATTCGCTTTACCGATAGTAGAAAGGATAGCAAGAGATCCATTTGGTGTATGGGCTGTTGTCTTGACTccaacaag AGAACTTGCGTATCAATTGTCCGAACAATTCTTGGTCATCGGTAAACCCCTTGGACTCACCACGGCTACCATAGTAGGAGGTATGGACATGATGACTCAAGCACAGCAACTCGAAGCTCGTCCACATATCATCGTAGCTACTCCTGGACGATTATGTGATCTGTTGAGAAGTGATGGTATGAGTCAAGGGAAATTGAGTAGAGTGAAAACCTTA GTACTTGATGAAGCGGATAGACTCCTCACACCAACATTCGCCCCCGAATTAGCATACCTCTTTTCTCAGATACCTCCCAAACGTCAGACCTGCCTGTTCACCGCGACGGTCAGCGAAGCGATAATGGAATTGGCCAATAAAGCTCCTCCACCGGGAAAAGAGAAGCCTTTCGTATATCGAGTGGAATCAGA TACTTTAACGGTATCTCGACTGAAGCAGAAATACTTGTTTATACCCTCACAAATACGTGATCCCTATCTACTTTACCTCCTTCAACATCCACCtgaagatattgatattgCTCTACGTGTCGATCCAAAGAAGAATAAGTCTCAAGATTCAGAAGAAAAACGTAAAAAAGGTAAAAAGAACAAACATGTGAAaatcatggatgatgaagatgaaaatgaaaataTACCTTCGACAATCATATTCACTCAAAGATGCGCTACAGCACACTTGTTACATTTACTTCTCAACCAATTAGAAATACCTTCTGTGGCTCTACATTCTCACCTTACCCAACCTCAGAGATTACTCTCCCTAGCTCGATTTCGAGCTCAGGAAGTGAAGGTGTTAGTAACGACGGATGTAGGATCAAGAGGGTTGGATATACCCGAAGTGGCTATGGTGGTCAATTGGGATTGtccaagaagatcagatgatTATGTACACCGGGTAGGAAGAACCGCAAGagcaggaagaggtggtgtGGCCATCACGGTGATTACCGAACGAGATGTAGAGTTGGTCAAGAtgattgaggatgatgttAAAGTGAAATTACAAGAGTTGACGTTGCCTGAAGATAAGGTCTTGGAAAGTATGAATAAAGTCGCGTTGGCTAGACGGATGGCTacgatg GAAATGCACGATTCAGGATTCGGTGAGAGACAGGCTATCAACAAAGCCAAGGCTgtgaaaaggatgaagagagatgcAGCGTCGAAGGTTAACTAA